The proteins below are encoded in one region of Sulfolobus sp. A20:
- the dps gene encoding DNA protection during starvation protein, producing the protein MSQNEIKPVGVEILEKSGLDVKKLIDKLVKATAAEFTTYYYYTILRMHLTGIEGEGLKEIAEDARLEDRLHFELMTQRIYELGGSLPRDIREVADISACADAYLPQNWKDPKEILKVLLEAEQCAIRTWKEVCDMTYGKDPRTYDLAQRILQEEIEHEAWFLELLYARPSGHFRRSYPGEGPQSRKSKFE; encoded by the coding sequence ATGAGTCAAAACGAAATAAAACCAGTTGGAGTAGAAATCCTAGAAAAATCTGGGTTAGATGTGAAAAAATTAATAGATAAGTTAGTTAAAGCCACAGCAGCTGAATTCACAACCTACTATTACTATACTATACTAAGGATGCATCTGACTGGAATAGAGGGTGAGGGACTAAAGGAAATAGCCGAAGATGCAAGACTTGAAGATAGACTTCACTTCGAACTAATGACACAAAGGATATATGAGTTAGGTGGATCTCTTCCTAGAGATATAAGGGAAGTAGCAGACATTTCAGCTTGTGCAGATGCTTATTTGCCACAGAACTGGAAAGATCCAAAAGAGATTTTAAAAGTATTATTAGAAGCTGAACAGTGTGCAATAAGAACTTGGAAAGAAGTATGCGACATGACGTATGGCAAAGATCCTAGGACTTACGACTTAGCCCAAAGAATACTGCAAGAAGAGATCGAACATGAGGCATGGTTCCTAGAACTACTTTACGCTAGACCATCGGGACACTTCAGAAGATCATATCCTGGTGAAGGTCCTCAATCCAGAAAGTCTAAATTCGAGTAA